The sequence AGGCGGCGTGGGCACCCGCATCTGGGCCCACGGCAACCTGGCGCCCGCCCGCGCCACCGCCGCCGCGCTGGGCCTGGTGGTGGTGCGGGAACTGCTGCAGATGCGCAGGCCGCTCACCGATCTGCCGCCCGTCACCCGCCCTGAGGGTGTGCGCATCGCCACCTACTCCGGACCTGCCGACGACGCCGAGCTGATACGGGTGAACAACGCCGCCTTCGACTGGCATCCCGAACAGGGCGGCTGGACCGAATCCGACTTCGCCGAGCGCCGCGACGAAGCGTGGTTCGACCCGGCCGGGTTGTTTCTGGCGTTCGACGACCAGACCGGTGCGCTGCTCGGCTTCCACTGGACGAAAATTCACACCGCCGATCTGGGCGAGGTCTACGTCGTCGGCGTCGACCCCGCCGCCCAGGGCCGCGGCCTCGGCGGCGCGCTCACCCTGATCGGCCTACACCACCTTGCCGAACGGCTGTCGGACAGCTCACAACCGACGGTGATGCTTTACGTCGAGGCGGATAACTCCGCGGCGGTAAAGACCTACCAGAGACTGGGTTTCGAGATTTTCGCCGTCGACGCCGCCTACGCGGCCGACCAGTGACCCACGGCACCTGTTC comes from Mycolicibacterium pulveris and encodes:
- the mshD gene encoding mycothiol synthase, translating into MTALQWRAGLSADDQRAIRELVDAATAADGVAPVGDQVLRELGHDRTRHLLAVADGAIVGYLNLTPEPAMAELVVHPEARRRGIGSALARTGLAAGGVGTRIWAHGNLAPARATAAALGLVVVRELLQMRRPLTDLPPVTRPEGVRIATYSGPADDAELIRVNNAAFDWHPEQGGWTESDFAERRDEAWFDPAGLFLAFDDQTGALLGFHWTKIHTADLGEVYVVGVDPAAQGRGLGGALTLIGLHHLAERLSDSSQPTVMLYVEADNSAAVKTYQRLGFEIFAVDAAYAADQ